In a single window of the Centroberyx gerrardi isolate f3 chromosome 17, fCenGer3.hap1.cur.20231027, whole genome shotgun sequence genome:
- the LOC139913302 gene encoding uncharacterized protein LOC139913302 — protein sequence MGSGTSRGKKVAPARVGEVNVTKRDATVTSPKHDSRSFKPLTLHAHLRNCRNRAQLDCHSEGHDSEFSAEDEDIDAGLDPVLTDYEDQGRATKRKNPPKKSFIRSKTYGLCNFSRVHTDDDFNSPQSPASETTEEPRGSHGGSGDVNKRGQKHTPSCPSQHSGFLTRGPCVEPVPRSEKQSSFGSCHSSSLTMPVILYDGSEEELMDTIEREFS from the exons ATGGGCAGCGGCACGAGCAGGGGGAAGAAAGTTGCACCTGCGCGTGTCGGCGAGGTGAACGTGACCAAAAGAGATGCCACTGTCACTTCTCCGAAACACGACAGCCGTTCATTCAAGCCGCTGACGCTTCACGCACATTTGCGCAACTGCCGCAACCGCGCGCAACTGGACTGCCACAGCGAAGGGCACGACTCGGAGTTTTCTGCGGAGGACGAGGACATTGATGCGGGACTGGACCCGGTTCTGACGGACTATGAGGACCAGGGCAGGGCTACGAAAAGGAAAAATCCGCCCAAGAAGTCTTTCATCAGATCTAAAACATACGGACTGTGTAACTTCAGTCGCGTCCACACTGACGACGACTTCAACTCTCCTCAGTCTCCAGCATCAGAGACAACCGAGGAGCCACGTGGCTCACACGGTGGTTCAGGAGATGTAAACAAGAGGggccaaaaacacacaccttcCTGTCCCAGTCAGCACAGT GGCTTTTTGACAAGGGGTCCTTGTGTGGAGCCTGTTCCCAGATCAGAAAAACAGTC GTCCTTTGGCAGCTGCCATAGCTCCTCTCTCACCATGCCAGTCATCCTGTACGATGGATCAGAAGAGGAGCTGATGGATACTATTGAGAGGGAGTTTAGTTGA